Proteins encoded in a region of the Terriglobales bacterium genome:
- the lysF gene encoding homoaconitase: MGQTITEKIAQAHLAQGPKRAVRAGDFVSIRPKHVMTHDNTSAVIKKFKSIGATTIHDPRQPVFALDHDIQNQCEENRKKYSAIEAFAREHGIDFYPAGTGIGHQIMCERGYVTPGSFVVASDSHSNMYGALAAIGTPVVRTDAAAIWATGEFWWQIPRTVQVVLDGSLTPGVSGKDVIIALCGAFNVHVLNAAVEFSGPGVASLSLDARMTIANMTTEWGALVGWFPCDEITIQWLRERRQERLQRGEPARYSEADLRSWVTDPPHPDADADYAARITLDLSHLTPHVSGPDTVQEMTSLVELEKKKVAIQKAYLLSCVNSRVEDLEEAALVLLNKKVAPSVKFYLGAASKRVQEEAERRGIWRTLEEAGATTLPAGCGPCIGLGVGLLEPGEVGISATNRNFKGRMGSREAQCYLASPAVVAASAVAGYICGPETLGRPSGERDDRKKTGGMLARYKNLQVGRRSESAGETVEIIPGFPERLRGRLVFVPKDNLNTDAIYPGSYTYRDDVTPQMMADVAFSNYDPEFPKLTRPGDVIVSGANFGTGSSREQAATSLKAKGFPLLIAASFSQTYLRNAFNNGFLCIEIPELVKRLKADFAQQIAAGGKTIIPGDEVAIDFTSGVVTWRSDQFRFPPLGAVPQSLVVAGGVENLVARRLRS, translated from the coding sequence ATGGGTCAGACGATCACTGAAAAAATCGCGCAGGCGCACCTTGCCCAGGGCCCGAAACGTGCCGTGCGGGCGGGCGACTTCGTCTCCATCCGTCCGAAGCATGTCATGACCCACGACAACACTTCGGCGGTAATAAAGAAGTTCAAGTCCATCGGTGCGACAACAATCCATGACCCGCGCCAGCCTGTGTTCGCGCTCGACCATGACATCCAGAATCAATGCGAGGAGAACCGTAAGAAGTACAGCGCCATCGAGGCCTTTGCGCGCGAGCACGGCATTGATTTTTATCCGGCAGGCACCGGCATCGGTCACCAGATCATGTGCGAGCGTGGCTACGTCACGCCCGGATCGTTCGTCGTCGCCAGCGATTCTCATTCCAACATGTACGGCGCGCTCGCCGCGATCGGCACGCCTGTGGTCCGCACCGATGCCGCTGCCATCTGGGCAACCGGCGAATTCTGGTGGCAGATTCCGCGAACCGTGCAGGTGGTGCTCGATGGGTCGCTGACGCCTGGCGTTTCCGGCAAAGACGTGATCATTGCCCTTTGTGGCGCGTTCAATGTGCATGTTCTGAATGCGGCGGTGGAATTCAGCGGACCGGGTGTTGCGTCGCTCTCCCTGGATGCCCGCATGACGATCGCCAACATGACGACCGAGTGGGGCGCCCTGGTCGGCTGGTTCCCGTGCGATGAGATCACGATCCAGTGGCTGCGCGAACGGAGACAGGAGCGCCTACAACGCGGCGAGCCCGCGCGCTATAGCGAAGCGGACTTAAGATCGTGGGTCACCGATCCGCCGCACCCGGACGCGGATGCCGATTACGCTGCGCGCATTACGCTCGATCTCTCGCACCTCACGCCACACGTGTCCGGCCCCGACACGGTGCAGGAGATGACTTCCCTGGTCGAACTCGAAAAAAAGAAGGTCGCCATCCAGAAGGCGTACCTGTTGTCGTGCGTGAACTCGCGCGTCGAGGACCTGGAGGAAGCGGCGCTGGTGCTGCTGAACAAGAAAGTAGCGCCCTCGGTCAAGTTCTACCTCGGAGCCGCCAGCAAGCGGGTACAGGAGGAAGCGGAGAGGCGCGGCATCTGGCGCACCCTGGAGGAAGCTGGCGCAACCACTCTGCCGGCCGGGTGCGGACCATGCATCGGCCTCGGTGTCGGATTGCTGGAACCAGGGGAGGTCGGGATTTCCGCCACCAACCGCAATTTCAAGGGACGTATGGGTTCCCGCGAGGCGCAGTGTTACCTCGCATCGCCCGCGGTGGTGGCGGCAAGTGCGGTGGCCGGCTATATCTGCGGGCCGGAAACGCTGGGGCGTCCGTCAGGAGAGCGTGACGATCGCAAGAAAACCGGCGGCATGCTGGCGCGTTACAAGAACCTGCAAGTGGGGCGCCGGTCGGAGAGTGCGGGCGAGACGGTGGAGATCATTCCCGGATTTCCCGAGCGCCTGCGCGGTCGTCTGGTATTTGTGCCCAAAGACAACCTCAACACCGACGCGATTTATCCCGGCAGCTACACTTATCGCGATGACGTCACGCCGCAGATGATGGCCGATGTTGCCTTCTCCAATTACGATCCCGAATTTCCGAAGCTTACTCGTCCGGGCGACGTGATAGTAAGCGGCGCCAACTTTGGCACAGGCTCCAGCCGCGAGCAGGCGGCAACGTCGCTCAAGGCGAAAGGCTTTCCGCTGCTCATCGCCGCCTCGTTCTCGCAAACGTATTTACGCAATGCCTTCAACAACGGCTTCCTGTGCATCGAGATTCCGGAACTGGTGAAACGATTGAAGGCGGACTTTGCACAGCAGATCGCGGCAGGGGGGAAGACGATCATTCCGGGTGACGAGGTCGCCATCGACTTCACCAGCGGCGTGGTCACATGGCGTAGTGACCAGTTCCGTTTCCCCCCGCTGGGCGCCGTGCCACAATCGCTGGTGGTCGCGGGCGGAGTCGAGAACCTGGTTGCGCGGCGACTGCGATCTTAG
- a CDS encoding aldolase/citrate lyase family protein, translating to MATTANVNTTTFEAGRSGADIRSDCRVVFSGHSSGGIDIELQSKVAAYYGDSILTQARQVLADLGVEHGRLLIEDAGALPFVISARIEAAVRRAGLGEGRRSLPEQVPLPAPSPRDRLRRSRLYLPGSEPKYFVNAALHAPDTIILDLEDAVHSNEKDAARVLVRNALRAVDFGTCERMVRINQLPLGLADLDEVVPESPDLVLIPKTEHPEQVAEVEQRIARVQSRCGLHRDIWLLPILETAMGIENAMPIATASPRNVALTIGLEDYTADIGVAKTALGAESLYARTRIINAAKAAGLQANDSVYGDVGDLEGLAAWARNARALGFEGMGCVHPLQVAVIHQAFAPAQQEIDRALRIVAAYEDAQARGLGVVSLGSKMIDAPVVQRALKLVERARLMGLIHSPRGNTDER from the coding sequence ATGGCGACAACGGCAAACGTGAATACGACAACGTTCGAAGCGGGGCGAAGCGGAGCCGATATTCGCTCCGACTGCCGCGTCGTGTTTTCTGGCCACAGCTCTGGCGGTATCGACATTGAGCTGCAATCGAAAGTTGCGGCGTACTACGGCGATTCGATTCTAACCCAGGCACGCCAGGTATTAGCCGATCTCGGCGTGGAGCACGGGCGACTGTTGATCGAAGACGCCGGGGCATTGCCGTTCGTTATTTCAGCGCGGATTGAAGCCGCGGTGCGGCGTGCAGGCTTGGGCGAAGGCAGGCGATCGCTGCCGGAACAGGTGCCACTGCCCGCGCCTTCGCCACGGGATCGCTTGCGCCGCTCGCGCCTGTACCTGCCGGGCAGTGAGCCAAAGTATTTCGTCAACGCCGCGCTGCATGCGCCCGACACGATTATTCTCGACCTGGAAGACGCGGTTCACTCGAATGAAAAAGATGCGGCGCGCGTGCTGGTGCGGAACGCGTTGCGCGCGGTAGATTTTGGGACGTGTGAGCGCATGGTGCGCATCAATCAGCTTCCGCTCGGGCTGGCGGATTTGGACGAGGTGGTTCCGGAATCTCCCGACCTGGTCCTCATCCCCAAGACGGAGCATCCCGAGCAGGTCGCCGAGGTGGAGCAGCGGATCGCGCGCGTACAGTCGCGCTGCGGGTTGCATCGCGACATCTGGCTGCTGCCGATCCTGGAAACGGCGATGGGAATTGAGAACGCAATGCCGATCGCAACCGCCTCGCCACGCAATGTCGCGCTCACCATTGGCCTGGAGGATTACACCGCCGACATCGGCGTAGCGAAGACGGCGCTGGGGGCTGAGTCGCTGTACGCGCGCACGCGAATCATCAACGCCGCCAAGGCCGCCGGCTTGCAGGCGAATGACTCCGTGTACGGTGATGTCGGTGACCTCGAGGGCCTGGCCGCCTGGGCTCGCAACGCCCGCGCCCTCGGCTTTGAGGGCATGGGCTGCGTCCATCCGCTGCAGGTTGCGGTCATTCACCAGGCGTTTGCCCCGGCGCAACAGGAAATTGATCGGGCGCTGCGAATTGTTGCCGCTTATGAAGACGCGCAGGCGCGCGGCCTCGGCGTGGTAAGCCTGGGCTCGAAGATGATCGACGCGCCGGTGGTACAGCGCGCGCTCAAACTCGTCGAGCGCGCCAGGCTCATGGGGCTGATACATTCGCCGCGAGGGAACACTGATGAACGCTGA
- a CDS encoding HDIG domain-containing protein: MPDAAAGTLHDAVRRLWPELEWIQNKDLLEKVARTWSRAFELSPLTPDDLERIPFTLLVPNCTATFMEHKRCVVHIARRSAEAMREHMGRTLAIDMDVVIAGAILADVGKLLEYENVGGKTRQSKRGELLRHPFTGVALAMECGVPDAVCHIIAAHAAEGDHVRRSTEAIIVHHADFMAYEPFRNLK; encoded by the coding sequence ATGCCTGACGCAGCTGCCGGCACGCTGCACGACGCCGTCCGCCGGCTCTGGCCGGAGCTGGAGTGGATACAAAATAAGGACTTGCTCGAGAAGGTGGCGCGCACCTGGTCGCGGGCATTCGAGCTCTCTCCGTTGACGCCCGACGACCTGGAACGCATTCCCTTCACGCTGCTGGTGCCGAACTGCACGGCGACATTCATGGAGCACAAACGTTGTGTGGTCCACATCGCGCGCCGTTCCGCCGAGGCCATGCGCGAGCACATGGGCCGCACTCTGGCCATCGACATGGACGTCGTGATCGCGGGCGCGATCCTCGCGGACGTTGGAAAGCTTTTGGAATACGAGAATGTGGGCGGCAAGACGCGGCAATCGAAACGCGGTGAGCTGCTGCGGCACCCTTTCACCGGCGTAGCGCTGGCCATGGAGTGCGGGGTGCCTGACGCGGTCTGCCACATCATCGCCGCCCACGCCGCCGAAGGGGATCATGTGCGGCGCTCCACGGAAGCAATCATCGTGCACCACGCCGACTTTATGGCCTACGAACCGTTCAGAAATCTGAAATGA
- a CDS encoding isocitrate/isopropylmalate family dehydrogenase, whose product MAKHTLVSMPGDGIGNQVLPEAIRVLDAVGFDATYVHGDIGWEFWKSEGNALPDRTIALLEKHKLGLFGAITSKPKKEADAELSPALRGKGYTYYSPIVTMRQRFNLDICQRPCIGFPGNPLNFIRKKVGGGFEEPQVNVVVFRQNTEGLYAGVEWTNPPAPVRSALESHPKFKPFATTRGEDLAISVRIITRRGAERISRAAFEHAKKYDYKNVTICEKPNVLRETSGMMEEVAKQVARDYSIPLWSTNIDAQTMWLTKNPEDYGVIIASNLFGDVISDAFAGLVGGLGFAASGNIGDEVAVFEPTHGSAPKYAELNPPIVNPIAMILSAAMMLDHVGEHDKAERVRSAIAAVVAEGKVRTYDMMRIPGGAKSVAQGAATTMQMTDAILQKLETAKVRQLTSVGS is encoded by the coding sequence ATGGCGAAACACACACTCGTGTCAATGCCTGGCGATGGCATTGGCAACCAGGTTCTACCGGAGGCGATTCGCGTGCTCGACGCGGTCGGCTTCGACGCGACCTACGTGCACGGCGATATCGGCTGGGAATTCTGGAAGAGCGAGGGCAATGCCCTGCCCGACCGCACCATCGCCCTGCTGGAGAAACACAAGCTCGGCCTGTTCGGCGCCATCACCTCGAAGCCAAAGAAGGAAGCTGACGCCGAACTCTCGCCCGCCCTCCGCGGCAAGGGGTACACGTATTACTCGCCCATTGTCACCATGCGGCAGCGCTTCAACCTCGATATCTGTCAGCGGCCGTGCATCGGCTTTCCCGGCAATCCTCTCAATTTCATTCGCAAGAAAGTCGGTGGCGGATTTGAAGAGCCTCAGGTCAACGTGGTCGTCTTCCGCCAGAACACCGAGGGCCTGTACGCGGGCGTCGAATGGACGAATCCGCCGGCACCGGTGCGCAGCGCGCTGGAGTCGCACCCAAAATTCAAGCCGTTTGCCACAACGCGCGGCGAGGACCTGGCGATTTCCGTTCGCATAATTACGCGTCGCGGCGCTGAGCGCATCTCCCGCGCGGCCTTCGAGCACGCCAAAAAATATGACTACAAGAACGTGACCATCTGCGAGAAGCCCAACGTGCTCCGCGAAACCAGCGGCATGATGGAAGAAGTTGCGAAGCAGGTGGCCAGGGACTACTCGATTCCGCTCTGGTCCACCAACATCGACGCGCAGACCATGTGGCTGACCAAGAACCCGGAGGATTACGGGGTGATCATCGCGTCGAACCTCTTTGGCGACGTGATCAGCGACGCTTTTGCCGGTCTGGTCGGTGGCCTGGGTTTTGCCGCCAGCGGCAACATTGGCGACGAAGTCGCAGTCTTTGAGCCGACGCACGGCTCGGCACCCAAGTATGCGGAACTCAATCCACCTATCGTCAATCCCATCGCGATGATATTGTCGGCGGCGATGATGCTCGACCACGTCGGCGAGCACGACAAGGCGGAGCGCGTGCGCAGCGCAATTGCGGCGGTGGTGGCGGAGGGAAAAGTCCGCACCTATGACATGATGCGGATTCCCGGCGGCGCTAAGTCGGTTGCGCAGGGCGCCGCTACAACAATGCAGATGACCGATGCCATCTTGCAGAAGTTGGAAACGGCGAAGGTGCGGCAGCTGACTAGCGTTGGCTCTTAG
- a CDS encoding MmgE/PrpD family protein: protein MTITGPISQFASSLKFEDLSPDAVYQAKRFLLDSIGCALGGYRQHDVVMALQVLDEIAGRGPCTVIGSGKRVDAVSASLANALMIRCMDYNDIYWKQDPSHPSDIFPAALACCERSGSDGRELIVGLVLGHEFECRFCEAAFPGIRERGWHHATLTAFISPIVAGRALHLSAEQIQHAIGISASRHATFGAVTAGKLTMMKNTVDPMATQSGVLAALMAEKGYTGPEHVVDGKEGLTHCFGPEWKLDVLTEGLGQSWRITQCGMKFFPTEALTHAPISAVLDLVHAHDLKPDQVAKVHIRSLARAADILSDPSKYDPHTKETADHSLPYVIAAALVDRQVTPAQFTPEKIMDAKIRAQLRKVEVIGDPEIEKVFPALQRVIVTVRTTSGQEFTRQLDYPKGDPRNRLSDAEIEEKFAALAGPVMSRAAQEKIREAVWNLEKLESVSGLMKLLKEKRMVANQTKGMAHGSDDH, encoded by the coding sequence ATGACGATCACCGGACCGATCTCGCAATTCGCATCGTCGCTCAAGTTTGAAGACCTCTCCCCCGACGCCGTTTACCAGGCGAAGCGATTCCTGCTGGACTCAATCGGCTGTGCCCTCGGCGGCTACCGCCAGCACGACGTCGTCATGGCGCTGCAAGTGCTGGACGAAATCGCCGGCCGCGGCCCGTGCACGGTGATCGGCAGCGGCAAGCGCGTGGACGCCGTGTCGGCATCGCTGGCGAACGCGTTAATGATCCGCTGCATGGACTACAACGACATCTACTGGAAGCAGGACCCCTCGCATCCCTCCGACATTTTTCCCGCGGCACTGGCCTGCTGCGAGCGCTCCGGCAGCGATGGCCGTGAATTGATCGTGGGGTTGGTGCTCGGCCATGAGTTCGAGTGCCGCTTCTGCGAGGCAGCCTTTCCCGGCATTCGCGAGCGCGGTTGGCATCACGCAACATTGACAGCGTTCATTTCGCCAATCGTGGCCGGACGTGCGCTGCATCTTTCAGCGGAGCAGATTCAGCACGCCATCGGCATCTCGGCGTCCCGCCATGCAACCTTCGGGGCGGTGACCGCCGGCAAGCTAACCATGATGAAGAACACCGTGGACCCGATGGCGACGCAGTCCGGCGTGCTGGCCGCCCTCATGGCCGAAAAGGGCTACACCGGCCCCGAGCACGTGGTGGATGGCAAAGAGGGGCTGACGCATTGCTTCGGGCCCGAGTGGAAACTGGACGTGCTGACAGAAGGGCTGGGGCAGTCATGGCGCATCACCCAATGCGGGATGAAGTTCTTCCCTACCGAGGCGCTTACGCACGCGCCCATCTCGGCCGTACTTGACCTGGTGCATGCGCACGACCTCAAGCCCGACCAGGTGGCAAAAGTCCACATTCGTTCGCTGGCGCGCGCCGCCGACATCCTCTCCGACCCCAGCAAGTACGATCCTCACACCAAGGAAACCGCCGACCATTCGCTGCCTTACGTGATCGCCGCCGCCCTGGTGGACCGCCAGGTCACGCCGGCGCAGTTCACGCCGGAGAAGATCATGGACGCGAAGATTCGCGCGCAACTGCGCAAGGTTGAAGTGATCGGCGATCCCGAAATCGAAAAAGTATTCCCCGCCTTGCAGCGCGTCATCGTGACCGTTCGCACTACGTCAGGGCAGGAGTTCACCCGGCAGCTCGACTATCCTAAGGGCGATCCGCGCAACCGTTTGTCGGATGCCGAAATTGAAGAGAAGTTCGCGGCGCTGGCGGGGCCGGTGATGTCGCGCGCCGCGCAAGAAAAGATCCGCGAGGCAGTGTGGAACCTGGAAAAGCTGGAATCCGTTAGCGGGTTGATGAAGCTGCTGAAGGAGAAACGCATGGTTGCTAACCAAACTAAAGGGATGGCCCATGGGTCAGACGATCACTGA